From one Candidatus Saganbacteria bacterium genomic stretch:
- the nth gene encoding endonuclease III produces MDEKVSRLTALLKKEYPNAKVALNYKTPLDLLVATILSAQCTDKRVNIATETLFKKYKTAKDYAKADREIFESEIRSTGFYRNKAKNIINAAKMIVSDFQGKVPDNMEDIIKLPGVARKTATVVLYNAYNKIEGITVDTHVIRLSQRLGLSKNSDPVKIEQDLMKIVPYAMWGKFAYLIVTHGRNVCIARKPLCPKCVVSKLCPSYSYFMKQFYSK; encoded by the coding sequence ATGGACGAAAAAGTATCGAGGCTTACCGCGCTTTTAAAAAAAGAATATCCTAACGCAAAAGTAGCGTTGAACTATAAAACTCCTCTCGATCTTCTTGTCGCGACAATTCTCTCCGCCCAATGCACGGACAAAAGAGTAAATATTGCGACCGAAACTCTATTTAAGAAGTACAAAACTGCCAAAGATTACGCCAAGGCAGATCGGGAAATATTCGAATCCGAGATCCGATCTACCGGATTTTACAGGAATAAAGCAAAGAACATAATTAATGCCGCAAAGATGATAGTTTCCGATTTTCAAGGCAAAGTTCCGGACAATATGGAAGATATAATAAAATTGCCGGGTGTCGCGAGAAAAACTGCAACAGTCGTTCTATATAACGCCTACAATAAAATAGAAGGCATAACTGTTGATACTCATGTGATAAGACTTTCGCAAAGGCTCGGACTTTCAAAGAATTCTGACCCTGTTAAGATCGAACAAGACTTGATGAAGATCGTACCGTACGCAATGTGGGGAAAATTCGCATATCTCATTGTGACTCACGGAAGAAATGTCTGCATAGCGAGAAAACCTTTATGCCCGAAGTGTGTTGTAAGTAAGCTCTGCCCGTCTTATAGCTATTTCATGAAACAGTTTTATTCGAAATAA